A region of Lycium barbarum isolate Lr01 chromosome 3, ASM1917538v2, whole genome shotgun sequence DNA encodes the following proteins:
- the LOC132633235 gene encoding small ribosomal subunit protein RACK1, with product MSSESLVLRGTMRAHTDWVTAIATPIDNSDMIVTSSRDKSIIVWSLTKDGPTYGVPRRRLTGHGHFVQDVVLSSDGMFALSGSWDGELRLWDLQAGTTARRFVGHTKDVLSVAFSVDNRQIVSASRDKSIKLWNTLGECKYTITDGDSHSDWVSCVRFSPNTLQPTIVSGSWDRTVKIWNLTNCKLRSTLAGHGGYVNTVAVSPDGSLCASGGKDGVILLWDLAEGKKLYSLDAGSIIHTLCFSPNRYWLCAATESSIKIWDLESKSIVVDLKVDLKQESEMYPQGAASGKNKDKIIYCTSLSWSADGSTLFSGYTDGLIRVWGIGRY from the exons ATGTCTTCAGAATCCCTAGTCCTCCGTGGCACAATGAGAGCCCACACTGATTGGGTCACAGCAATCGCTACCCCAATCGACAACTCCGACATGATCGTCACTTCTTCACGTGACAAATCCATCATCGTTTGGTCCTTAACCAAAGACGGACCCACTTACGGCGTGCCACGTCGCCGTTTGACCGGACACGGCCACTTCGTACAAGACGTCGTACTTTCATCCGACGGCATGTTCGCACTTTCCGGTTCGTGGGACGGTGAACTCCGTTTGTGGGACCTACAAGCCGGGACCACCGCACGCCGTTTTGTCGGACATACTAAGGATGTTTTGTCCGTCGCATTTTCCGTTGATAACCGTCAAATCGTGTCGGCTTCACGTGACAAATCAATTAAGCTATGGAACACTTTAGGGGAATGTAAGTATACTATTACTGATGGTGATTCACATTCTGATTGGGTTTCTTGTGTGAGATTTAGTCCTAATACTTTACAACCCACGATTGTGTCTGGTTCTTGGGATAGAACTGTGAAGATATGGAATTTGACCAACTGTAAGTTGAGATCTACATTGGCTGGACATGGGGGTTATGTGAACACTGTTGCGGTATCGCCTGACGGTTCGTTGTGTGCTAGTGGAGGGAAAGATGGGGTTATTTTGCTATGGGATTTGGCTGAAGGGAAGAAGCTTTATTCGCTTGATGCTGGGAGTATTATTCATACTCTTTGTTTTAGTCCTAATAGGTATTGGCTTTGTGCTGCCACCGAGTCGAGTATTAAGATTTGGGATTTGGAGAGTAAGAGTATTGTTGTGGATTTGAAAGTTGATCTTAAGCAAGAGAGTGAGATGTATCCTCAAGGAGCTGCTTCTGGCAAGAACAAGGACAAG ATCATATACTGTACCAGTTTGAGCTGGAGTGCTGATGGAAGCACCCTTTTCAGTGGATACACAGACGGTTTGATTAGGGTCTGGGGTATTGGGCGTTATTAG